The DNA window CATCGGCGACTTCGCCCGCCGGTTCCCGACCGTGACGGCCGCCTGCCGGGCCGCGGGCGTCGATCCCGTCCGGCAACCCATTCCCGTTGTCCCCGGGGCGCACTACAGCTGCGGCGGCATCGTCACCGATGTGTACGGCCAAACCGAGCTGCCCGGGTTGTTCGCCGCGGGCGAGGTCGCGCGCACCGGACTGCATGGCGCCAACCGGCTGGCCTCCAACAGCCTGCTGGAAGGTCTGGTGGTCGGCGGGCGGGCCGGCAAATTGGCGGCCGCGCATGCGGCGGCGACCGGACGTGTTCACGCGGTCGCGCCCGAACCGGTCGTCCACACCGCGCCGGAGCGCGCTGAACTGCAACGCGCGATGAGCCGGGACGCTTCGGTGGTGCGCGACGCCGCCGGACTGAACCGGTTGTCCAGCATGCTGTCGCAGGCGAAGACCCGGGCGTTGTCCGGTCGCCGCGACTTCGAGGACGTCGCGCTGGCCGTCGCCGCCCGCGCGGTCACGGCCGCCGCCCTGGCCCGCAACGAGAGCCGGGGCTGCCACCATCGCGAGGAGTATCCGCAGACCGCGTCCGAGCTGGGGCGCAGCAACGTGCTGCGCCTGGTTGGCGACGACCAGAATGCGGTGCTGGTGGAGGGCTTGGCTGCGGTCGTATGAGCACGATGTCCGACTGTGAACTGACCGCCGCGCGGGAAACCATTCGGCGCGGCCTGGTCGAGGACCTGCGCTACGGGCCCGACATCACCACCCTGGCGACGGTGCCCGCCGAGGCGGTGGCGACCGCCGCGCTGGTGCCCCGCCAGCCCGGCGTGATCGCCGGCATCGACATCGCGTTGCTGGTGCTCGACGAGGTGCTCGGCGCCCGCGGCTACGAGGTGGTCGACCGCGTCGAGGATGGGGCCCACGTGGAGCCGGGCGAGTCGGTACTGACCCTGCGGGCCGAGACGCGCGGCCTGCTGACCGCCGAGCGGACCATGCTGAACCTGATCTGCCATCTGTCGGGGATCGCCACCACGACCGCGCACTGGGTGGCCGCCGTGCACGGCACCAAGGCCCAGGTGCGCGACACCCGCAAAACCCTGCCCGGCCTGCGCGTGCTGCAGAAATACGCGGTGCGGGTCGGTGGCGGCGTCAACCACCGCCTCGGGCTCGGCGACGCGGCCCTGATCAAGGACAACCACGTGGTGGCCGCGGGATCGGTCGTCGACGCGCTGCGGGCGGTGCGCGACGCGGCGCCGGACCTGCCGTGCGAGGTGGAAGTGGATTCACTCGAGCAGCTGGATGAGGTGCTGCCCGAGAAGCCCGAACTGATCCTGCTGGACAACTTCCCGGTGTGGCAGACGCAGATGGCCGTGCAGCGCCGCGACGCGCGGGCACCCGGCGTGCTGCTGGAGTCCTCGGGCGGGCTCAGCCTGGAGAACGCGGCCGCCTACGCCGGGACCGGGGTGGACTATCTGGCCGTCGGCGCGCTGACCCATTCGGTCCGGGTGCTCGACATCGGCCTCGATATGTAGCGGCATCGGCGCCTGAGCGGCTTCTCTTGTGTCGCCGCCACCAGCGCACGCTCGACGGCCGTGGGAATGGCGTCCGAAGGCGATCGGGCTCAGGCGATGTCGGCGACCAACACCGCCATGCGGCGCAGCTGCAGCCGCGCCAGCCTGGGCAGCCCCGCGCCGTCCGATCCGGCCGGCAAAATCCGGGGATTGGTGATGTGCACCCGATGGCGGGCAAAACGCAGGTCCGCCTCCCCGGCGGCCAGCACGTTCTTCACCCAATCGGTCTTCCCATGTCCGAGCGCGATCGCCAGCGTGTTGTCTTTGCGGTACGTGGCCACGATGGTGTTGTATCGCTTGCCCGACGTGCGACCGCGATGCTCGATGGTCCCGGTCCCGGGCAGGTAGCGCGCGATCGGTTTCAGCGCCGGGTTGAGGTATTTGACCTGAATGTTCTCGAACCAGGTCGGATACACCATCGGAATGCCCGGGGCGTTATTCGGGTGATCCTTGGTGGACATGGCGCGCTCCCTGCTCAGAGGTGAGGACGAGTGTGCTTACCGGCACTGTACCGGTCGGATATTGACTTGAGTTCCTCTGGGACAATGGACACCGTGAGCGCCGCCCGACCGTCACCGATGGCCCGTATCGATCTGCGGGGCACCGAGCTGACGGCTGCCCGATTGCGGGCCGCGTTGCCCCGCGGCGGCGCCGACGTGGAGACGGTGCTGCCCAAGGTGCGGCCGATCGTGCAGGCCGTCGCCGAGCGCGGCGCCGAAGCCGCGTGCGAGTTCGGCGCCACCTTCGACGGGGTCCGGCCGCCGGCCGTCCGGGTGCCCCAGGCCGCGCTGGAGAGGGCCCTGGCCGAACTGGACGCGGGCGTGGCCGACGCGCTGCGGGTGATGATCGAACGCACCCGCGCGGTGCACGCCGACCAGCGTCGCGCCGACGTCACGACCACCCTGGGCCCGGGCGCGACGGTCACCGAGCGATGGGTCCCGGTCGAGCGGGTGGGCCTCTACGTGCCGGGCGGCAACGCCGTCTACCCGTCCAGCGTGGTGATGAACGTGGTGCCGGCCCAGGCCGCCGGCGTCGCCTCGCTGGTGGTGGCCAGCCCACCGCAGGTCCAATTCGACGGCCTGCCGCACCCGACGATCCTGGCCGCGGCCCGGCTGCTGGGGGTCGACGAGGTGTGGGCCGTGGGCGGCGCGCAGGCGGTGGCACTGCTGGCCTACGGCGGCAGCGACCTCGACGGCGCCGAGCTGGCACCCGTCGACATGATCACCGGGCCCGGCAACATCTACGTCACCGCCGCCAAGCGGCTGTGCCGGTCGCGGGTCGGGATCGACGCCGAAGCCGGGCCGACGGAGATCGCCATCCTGGCCGACCACACCGCCGACCCGGCGCACGTGGCCGCCGACCTGATCAGCCAGGCCGAGCACGACGAGATGGCGGGCAGCGTGCTGGTCACCCCCAGCGCGGACCTGGCCGCCGCCACCGACGCGGAGCTGGCCGCCCAGCTGCAGACGACGGTGCACCGCGAGCGGGTGACGGCCGCGCTCGGTGGACGCCAGTCGGCGATCATCCTGGTCGACGACCTGGACGCCGGCGTGAAGGTCGTCAACGCCTACGCGGCCGAGCATCTGGAGATCCAGACCGTCGATGCGGCCGCCGTGGCGGGCCGAATCCGTTCGGCCGGGGCCATTTTCGTCGGCCCGTATGCACCGGTCAGCCTCGGCGACTACTGCGCCGGATCAAACCACGTGCTGCCGACCGCGGGCAGCGCCCGGCATTCCAGCGGCCTGTCCGTGCAGACCTTCCTGCGCGGCATCCACGTCGTCGACTACACCGAGGCGGCCCTGAAAGACGTGTCCGGACACGTGATCGCGCTGGCCGAGGCCGAAGACCTGCCGTCACACGGCGAAGCGGTGCGGCGGAGGTTCGAGCGATGACCGGACAATTCGAGCCCACACTCGATGACCTGCCGCTGCGCGACGACCTGCGCGGCAAATCGCCCTACGGCGCACCGCAATTGGAAGTCCCGGTCCGGCTGAACACCAACGAGAACCCGCACCCGCCCAGCCAGGCGCTGGTGGACGACGTGGTGCGCTCGGTGGGCGAGGCGGCCGCGGACCTGCACCGCTACCCCGACCGCGACGCGGTCGCCCTGCGCACCGCCCTGGCCGCCTACCTGAGCACCCAGACCGGGGTCCAACTCGGAGTCGAAAACCTCTGGGCAGCAAACGGTTCCAACGAGATCCTGCAGCAGCTGCTGCAAGCGTTCGGCGGGCCGGGACGCACCGCGATCGGGTTCGTTCCGTCCTACTCGATGCACCCGATCATCTCCGACGCCACCCGCACCGAATGGCTGCACGCCGCCCGGGCCGAGGACTTCAGCCTGGACGTCGACACCGCGGTGGCCGCCATCACCGACCGCAACCCCGACGTGGTGTTCATCGCCAGCCCGAACAACCCGTCCGGGCAGAGCGTTTCGCTGCCGGACCTGCGGCGGCTGCTCGACGTGGTGCCCGGCATCCTGATCGTCGATGAGGCCTACGGCGAATTCTCCTCGCAGCCCAGCGCGGTCGAGCTGGTGGGGGAGTATCCGACCAAGCTCATCGTCTCGCGCACCATGAGCAAGGCGTTCGCCTTCGCCGGGGGCCGGCTGGGCTACCTGATCGCTACCCCGGCGATGATCGACGCGATGCTGCTGGTGCGGTTGCCGTATCACCTGTCGTCGCTCACCCAGGCCGCCGCACGCGCCGCGCTGCGGCATGCCGATGACACGCTGGGCAGCGTGGCGACACTGATCGCCGAACGCGAGCGGGTCTCAGCGGCCTTGGCCGGCATGGGTTTTCGGGTGATTCCAAGCGACGCGAACTTCGTGCTGTTCGGCGAATTCGCCGATGCACCGGCCGCCTGGCAACGCTA is part of the Mycobacterium mantenii genome and encodes:
- the nadC gene encoding carboxylating nicotinate-nucleotide diphosphorylase encodes the protein MSTMSDCELTAARETIRRGLVEDLRYGPDITTLATVPAEAVATAALVPRQPGVIAGIDIALLVLDEVLGARGYEVVDRVEDGAHVEPGESVLTLRAETRGLLTAERTMLNLICHLSGIATTTAHWVAAVHGTKAQVRDTRKTLPGLRVLQKYAVRVGGGVNHRLGLGDAALIKDNHVVAAGSVVDALRAVRDAAPDLPCEVEVDSLEQLDEVLPEKPELILLDNFPVWQTQMAVQRRDARAPGVLLESSGGLSLENAAAYAGTGVDYLAVGALTHSVRVLDIGLDM
- a CDS encoding nitroreductase family deazaflavin-dependent oxidoreductase, producing MSTKDHPNNAPGIPMVYPTWFENIQVKYLNPALKPIARYLPGTGTIEHRGRTSGKRYNTIVATYRKDNTLAIALGHGKTDWVKNVLAAGEADLRFARHRVHITNPRILPAGSDGAGLPRLARLQLRRMAVLVADIA
- the hisD gene encoding histidinol dehydrogenase, coding for MDTVSAARPSPMARIDLRGTELTAARLRAALPRGGADVETVLPKVRPIVQAVAERGAEAACEFGATFDGVRPPAVRVPQAALERALAELDAGVADALRVMIERTRAVHADQRRADVTTTLGPGATVTERWVPVERVGLYVPGGNAVYPSSVVMNVVPAQAAGVASLVVASPPQVQFDGLPHPTILAAARLLGVDEVWAVGGAQAVALLAYGGSDLDGAELAPVDMITGPGNIYVTAAKRLCRSRVGIDAEAGPTEIAILADHTADPAHVAADLISQAEHDEMAGSVLVTPSADLAAATDAELAAQLQTTVHRERVTAALGGRQSAIILVDDLDAGVKVVNAYAAEHLEIQTVDAAAVAGRIRSAGAIFVGPYAPVSLGDYCAGSNHVLPTAGSARHSSGLSVQTFLRGIHVVDYTEAALKDVSGHVIALAEAEDLPSHGEAVRRRFER